Proteins from a single region of Coregonus clupeaformis isolate EN_2021a chromosome 19, ASM2061545v1, whole genome shotgun sequence:
- the LOC121531850 gene encoding RING finger and SPRY domain-containing protein 1 → MIVASWIGFCASRSLAQVLLLSLEQLSLQFWESLGTTGTMGNSCVCREESDVEDGSAARRQLRRVDHPTGDPPEARSSRPRDPVRPPRRGRGPHEPRRKKLNVDGLVLDTLAVIRTLVDNDQEPPYSMITLHEMAETDDGWLEVVQSLIRVIPLDDPLGPAVITLLLDECPLPTKDALQKLSEMLSLSATVARQDAVIPSKHRNTTAVLGCLAEKLAGPASIGLLSPGTLGYLLESLSSEAHPTVMLFALIALEKFSQTSENKLTVSESCISDRLGILELWADHTDYLKRQVGFCSQWSLDNLFLKDGRQFTYEKVNLSNINAMLNSNDVSEYLKISPSGLEARCDASSFESVRCTFCVDSGVWYYEVTVVTSGVMQIGWATKDSKFLNHEGYGIGDDEYSCAYDGCRQLIWYNARSKPHSHPCWKEGDAIGFLLDLSKKQMLFYLNGHQLPPEKQVFSSATSGFFAAASFMSYQQCEFNFGAKPFRHPPSVKFSTFNDFASLASDEKIILPRHRRLALLKQVSIRDNCCTLCCDQMADTELRPCGHSGMCMECALQLETCPLCRQDILTRVRLISHVS, encoded by the exons ATGATAGTAGCTAGCTGGATTGGATTCTGTGCCAGCAGGAGCCTTGCGCAGGTTCTGCTGCTCTCTTTGGAGCAGTTATCACTACAGTTTTGGGAAAGCCTCGGGACAACCGGAACTATGGGAAACAGCTGCGTTTGTAGAGAAGAAAGTGATGTGGAGGATGGATCGGCAGCTCGCAGGCAACTCAGACGAGTTGATCACCCCACTGGCGATCCCCCTGAGGCGCGAAGCAGTCGGCCCCGGGACCCTGTCAGACCCCCGCGGCGTGGGCGGGGACCCCATGAACCCCGCCGGAAGAAACTAAACGTGGATGGGCTGGTGCTGGACACACTAGCTGTGATCAGGACTCTAGTTGACAA CGACCAAGAGCCCCCCTACTCCATGATCACGCTGCATGAGATGGCAGAAACGG ATGACGGCTGGTTGGAGGTGGTCCAGTCTCTGATCCGGGTGATACCGCTGGACGACCCACTGGGACCAGCTGTGATTACCCTGCTGCTTGACGAGTGCCCACTGCCCACCAAA GATGCTCTACAGAAGCTGTCCGAGATGCTGAGCCTGAGTGCCACTGTGGCCCGCCAGGATGCCGTCATCCCTTCTAAGCACcgcaacactacagctgtactgGGCTGCCTGGCTGAGAAACTGGCTG GTCCAGCCAGCATTGGACTCCTGAGCCCTGGAACCCTGGGGTACCTGCTGGAGAGCCTG AGTTCTGAGGCCCATCCTACTGTAATGCTCTTTGCTCTCATAGCCTTGGAGAAGTTCTCTCAGACCA GTGAGAACAAGCTAACAGTGTCTGAGTCGTGTATAAGTGACCGGCTGGGGATTCTGGAATTGTGGGCTGACCACACAGACTACCTGAAGCGCCAGGTCGGCTTCTGTTCCCAATGGAGCCTGGATAACCTCT tcctgaAAGATGGCCGTCAGTTCACCTATGAGAAGGTGAACTTGAGCAACATCAACGCCATGCTGAACAGCAACGACGTCAGCGAGTATCTCAAGATCTCTCCCAGTGGACTGGAG GCACGCTGCGACGCGTCCTCCTTTGAGAGTGTCCGCTGTACCTTCTGTGTGGACTCAGGCGTGTGGTACTATGAGGTCACAGTGGTCACCTCAGGGGTCATGCAGATTGGCTGGGCCACCAAGGACAGCAAGTTCCTTAACCAT GAGGGCTATGGGATAGGAGATGATGAATACTCGTGTGCATATGATGGCTGCAGGCAGCTAATCTGGTACAACGCTCGCAGTAAACCACACTCCCACCCCTGCTGGAAAGAGG GAGATGCCATAGGTTTCCTACTGGACCTCAGTAAGAAGCAGATGCTTTTCTACCTGAATGGACATCAGCTCCCCCCAGAGAAGCAGGTGTTTTCCTCAGCAAC GTCTGGCTTCTTTGCAGCAGCAAGTTTCATGTCCTACCAACAATGTGAGTTTAACTTTGGGGCGAAGCCCTTCCGCCATCCCCCGTCTGTCAAGTTCAGCACCTTCAATGACTTTGCCTCGCTGGCATCTGATGAGAAGATTATCCTTCCCAG ACACCGGCGCCTGGCCCTGCTCAAGCAGGTGAGCATCAGAGACAACTGCTGCACCCTCTGCTGTGACCAGATGGCTGATACAGAGCTGAGACCCTGCGGACACAG TGGGATGTGTATGGAGTGTGCCTTACAGCTGGAGACGTGCCCGCTGTGTCGCCAGGACATCTTGACACGTGTCAGACTCATCTCACACGTGTCCTGA